One region of Salvia miltiorrhiza cultivar Shanhuang (shh) chromosome 3, IMPLAD_Smil_shh, whole genome shotgun sequence genomic DNA includes:
- the LOC131015802 gene encoding protein FAR1-RELATED SEQUENCE 5-like, producing MDVQGRELCFPQCPDSIKPYHGKKFDTLPQAEEFYRKYATACGFETRLSAIHRASDGTITSRYIVCRRQGVWQKAKGYIMQANESKAKKRKTTSCKIACMARAVFKLSTGGRYKITKFNEGHTHSMVPVDTRNLMHSNRNVDEFQQRLIISGIKANIGPMRTFRLAKEILGSYDDVGCTGNDFKNFARDLKVHSKGSDAHMLLESFSNKQELGNGFKFFHDVDEDNKLCRLIWVDEMSVKNYKLFGDAVSFDTTYCTNRYKMIFTPFTGRDNHGKCISFGAGLISHENMESYAWVLDKFVDIMGHAPRLFITDQDPGLKKAVASSWKETRHRFCMWHINTKVAEKLPQKLREDADFRGIYDGLIWNENIDPIVFEENWNNMIEEYDLASNRWFSDMYEDRAKWIPAFFRDVPMSGFFRTTSMSESENSYFKRFIQKKSDLVVLYTNFCSGLDSQRYNYKQATHADDTRSPMMKTNLPIECNATAVYTNAMFKEVQEQIDCSSRVCAMRKMFSDGDDIIYEIEDKLDGLFTVRRLHPHDDVVCSCKLFTRKGIPCMHMFLVFRNMNLDTIPHKYVATRWCKYSILCPNDSTDQVQNHDKHSKSNLELRIFKIASESIGYVRGNEELCNQLYENLIEVRDKFAKLGTPENSSLSKNRMFDEFYGSSPTETPSVLPPDVAKTKGSGAGGRRKSEKEKAMLLAQKPKRLCRKCKTMGHHDSRNCPTKDDADLSS from the exons ATGGATGTGCAAg GCAGGGAGCTGTGCTTTCCTCAATGTCCGGATTCAATCAAACCTTACCATGGGAAAAAATTTGATACTTTACCACAAGCTGAAGAATTTTACAGGAAATATGCTACAGCGTGTGGTTTCGAGACTCGATTGAGCGCTATACATAGAGCAAGCGATGGAACAATTACGTCCCGATATATTGTGTGTAGGAGGCAGGGTGTGTGGCAAAAGGCGAAGGGATATATTATGCAAGCAAATGAGTCTAAGGCAAAGAAGCGGAAAACTACATCTTGCAAAATCGCTTGCATGGCAAGGGCAGTGTTCAAACTTTCAACGGGAGGCCGGTACAAGATCACTAAATTCAACGAGGGCCACACGCACTCCATGGTTCCAGTTGATACACGGAATTTGATGCACAGTAACAGGAATGTCGACGAATTCCAACAAAGGCTTATCATATCCGGTATCAAGGCTAACATTGGCCCAATGCGTACCTTTCGTTTGGCCAAAGAGATTCTAGGTAGTTATGACGATGTCGGATGCACTGGCAACGACTTTAAGAACTTTGCGAGAGACTTGAAGGTGCATTCTAAGGGATCCGATGCCCACATGTTGTTGGAGTCTTTTTCCAACAAACAGGAGCTAGGAAACGGATTTAAATTCTTTCACGATGTAGATGAAGACAATAAATTGTGTCGACTAATTTGGGTGGATGAGATGTCTGTTAAGAACTACAAGTTATTTGGCGACGCAGTGTCGTTTGATACTACATACTGCACCAATAG ATACAAGATGATTTTCACTCCTTTTACCGGTAGAGACAACCACGGGAAATGTATCTCTTTCGGTGCAGGATTAATCTCTCACGAAAACATGGAGTCGTATGCATGGGTGTTGGATAAGTTTGTTGATATAATGGGCCATGCACCTCGTTTATTCATTACCGATCAAGATCCAGGACTCAAGAAAGCCGTCGCCTCTTCTTGGAAAGAAACCCGTCACAGGTTTTGCATGTGGCACATAAATACGAAGGTTGCCGAGAAGTTACCTCAAAAGTTGAGAGAGGATGCGGATTTTAGGGGTATTTATGATGGACTGATTTGGAATGAGAACATCGATCCAATAGTGTTTGAAGAAAATTGGAATAACATGATTGAGGAATATGACCTTGCCTCGAACAGATGGTTCTCCGACATGTACGAAGATCGTGCAAAGTGGATCCCGGCATTTTTTAGAGATGTACCTATGAGTGGCTTTTTCCGAACCACATCGATGTCTGAAAGCGAGAATAGTTATTTCAAACGCTTTATCCAAAAGAAATCCGATCTTGTGGTATTGTATACTAACTTCTGCAGTGGTCTTGATTCACAGAGATATAATTACAAGCAGGCGACACATGCCGACGATACACGTTCTCCCATGATGAAGACAAATCTACCCATTGAATGTAATGCAACGGCTGTATACACAAATGCGATGTTCAAGGAGGTTCAGGAGCAGATAGACTGTTCAAGCAGAGTTTGTGCAATGCGGAAGATGTTTTCCGATGGCGACGACATCATTTATGAGATTGAGGACAAACTAGATGGTCTCTTTACTGTGCGCCGTTTACACCCACATGACGACGTCGTATGTAGCTGCAAATTGTTCACCCGGAAAGGTATCCCTTGCATGCATATGTTTCTTGTGTTTAGGAATATGAATCTCGACACTATTCCCCATAAGTACGTTGCGACGAGATGGTGCAAGTATAGCATCTTGTGTCCAAATGATTCAACAGATCAAGTGCAAAATCATGACAAGCATTCCAAATCTAATTTGGAGCTTCGAATATTCAAGATTGCGAGTGAATCCATTGGATACGTTAGGGGCAACGAAGAGTTGTGTAACCAATTATATGAGAATCTCATTGAAGTTAGGGACAAGTTTGCCAAGCTCGGAACTCCGGAGAACTCATCCTTGTCGAAGAACAGGATGTTCGATGAGTTTTATGGATCGTCTCCAACCGAAACTCCTTCTGTTCTGCCACCAGATGTCGCTAAGACTAAAGGGAGTGGTGCCGGTGGACGTAGAAAATCGGAAAAAGAAAAGGCAATGCTGCTTGCACAGAAACCCAAGCGGCTTTGCAGGAAATGCAAGACGATGGGCCATCATGATTCAAGAAATTGCCCCACAAAGGATGACGCAGATCTTAGTTCCTAG
- the LOC131015803 gene encoding putative late blight resistance protein homolog R1B-16 encodes MAAYAALVSVMHIIDTIEHHHSPPISIHKQQVESLTQILTSLQEFLEGYKSPVADGDEADPLEMRIVDAAHAVEDVIESHIVDKLQPRRSKRIADAAYAAEDAIESHIVDKLQPRRSKRIANAAYAAEDAIESHIVDTLQPRRSKRIANAAYAAEDAIESHIVDKLQLRRSKKAKIDTAEADEQINFYQDRLQQVIEEMNVIKKEAMENELGRSMSPNEKFFEGCDTSSDYSDEADAVGKEVSCIDFYEDLQRVIDEMNVIKKEAKKIAAEAQLRKLSLTHAGSLTSSSNVKESMMVGFDDVQLQLLDWLTGGNRNRQIIPITGMGGIGKTTLARHIFEHALVKQHFDIRAWTTISQTYNVRETLRQVLKQVSRDSRDDLSDENELGEKLYKYLWGRRYIIILDDMWSVEVWYKMRFFFPNYNDGSRVIVTTRLSNLATELTNSNSIGMRFLDDVCSWSLFSKTVFGDEVFPLQLEEIGKKIVGKCKGLPLSIAVIAGLLAKSELTLEYWEGIEKNLSSIVNSENDEYCLRVLKLSYDHLPAYLKPCFLYMGMFGEDEEIRVSKLIRLWVCEGFLKPIINKSSKTIANEYLKELVNRNLILVRGLGAVGNIKSTSHTTVKDAMETRSSRARSFICHADTVPEWLDFRFLRTLSTFKYSGGYLDENVFQMVNLRYLWARFREGFQIPSSISLLWNLHTLNVSNVSCKPTVPVEIWKMRQLKHVEFEYPGMYLSDPRSGHSDVMMENLETLKGVIDFNLNEEMVKRIPNIKKLGIISDDKVMVRVKCLNYLQCLSKLESLTCLFGYVDTEYLQSISFPHSLKKLLLRCGYFFHWEEILEKIGSLPLLEKLQVMYGRFGRRSWEIVEGQFPSLKYLRLWGCKDMECWTLEGSCLPHLEQLHLSWMWSLEEFPSEIGEIPNLKSIELWNCSESMAVSLKKIVEEQEELQGDPPFHVIVN; translated from the exons ATGGCAGCATATGCAGCCTTGGTTTCTGTTATGCATATCATCGATACAATCGAGCATCACCATTCCCCTCCAATTTCTATCCACAAACAACAAGTTGAATCTCTCACTCAAATTCTTACCTCTTTGCAGGAATTCCTTGAAGGTTATAAGTCCCCTGTTGCTGACGGAGATGAAGCTGATCCGCTGGAGATGCGTATTGTAGATGCAGCTCATGCGGTTGAAGATGTTATCGAATCACATATTGTGGACAAGCTTCAGCCGAGGAGATCCAAACGTATCGCAGATGCAGCTTATGCGGCTGAAGATGCTATCGAATCACATATTGTGGACAAGCTTCAGCCGAGGAGATCCAAACGTATCGCAAATGCAGCTTATGCAGCTGAAGATGCTATCGAATCACATATTGTGGACACGCTTCAGCCGAGGAGATCCAAACGTATCGCAAATGCAGCTTATGCGGCTGAAGATGCTATCGAATCTCATATTGTGGACAAGCTTCAGCTGAGAAGATCCAAAAAAGCCAAAATTGATACAGCTGAAgctgatgaacaaatcaacttcTATCAAGATCGTCTACAACAAGTGATAGAAGAAATGAATGTGATCAAGAAGGAAGCCATGGAAAATGAACTGGGTAGATCAATGAGTCCCAACGAA AAATTTTTCGAAGGCTGTGACACCTCTTCTGACTACAGCGATGAAGCAGATGCCGTTGGAAAGGAAGTCAGTTGCATCGACTTCTATGAAGATCTACAACGAGTGATAGATGAAATGAATGTGATTAAGAAGGAAGCCAAGAAGATTGCAGCCGAAGCTCAGCTGAGAAAGCTCTCCTTGACTCATGCTGGCTCCTTGACATCCTCTTCCAATGTGAAGGAAAGCATGATGGTGGGCTTTGATGACGTGCAACTTCAACTCTTGGATTGGCTCACTGGAGGGAACCGTAACCGCCAAATCATCCCAATCACAGGGATGGGCGGGattggtaagaccactcttgcccgACATATATTTGAGCATGCCCTTGTTAAGCAACATTTTGATATTCGTGCGTGGACTACAATTTCTCAAACTTATAATGTTAGAGAAACACTTAGACAAGTTCTTAAACAAGTGAGCCGAGATTCGAGGGATGACTTGAGTGACGAGAACGAGTTGGGAGAAAAATTGTACAAGTATTTATGGGGTAGGAGGTATATCATAATattggatgatatgtggagtgtAGAGGTGTGGTACAAGATGAGGTTTTTCTTTCCTAATTACAATGATGGGAGTCGAGTAATCGTAACGACTAGGCTCTCAAACTTGGCTACTGAGTTGACAAACTCTAACAGCATTGGTATGAGATTTTTAGATGATGTTTGTAGCTGGAGTTTGTTCTCCAAAACTGTATTTGGGGATGAGGTTTTTCCTCTTCAACTCGAAGAAATCGGAAAGAAGATCGTGGGGAAGTGTAAGGGACTTCCTTTGTCGATTGCTGTGATTGCGGGTCTTTTGGCAAAGTCCGAACTTACACTGGAATATTGGGAGGGCATAGAGAAAAACTTAAGCTCAATAGTGAAttcggaaaatgatgaatattgcTTGAGAGTATTGAAACTGAGCTATGACCATTTGCCTGCCTATCTGAAGCCTTGTTTTTTGTACATGGGGATGTTTGGGGAAGACGAGGAAATTAGAGTCTCAAAACTCATCAGGCTATGGGTTTGTGAAGGCTTTCTTAAACCAATAATCAATAAAAGCTCGAAAACAATTGCTAATGAGTATCTGAAGGAGCTAGTCAATAGAAACCTCATTCTAGTTCGTGGGTTAGGGGCAGTTGGGAATATAAA AAGCACTTCACATACGACAGTCAAGGATGCCATGGAAACTAGGTCGTCACGTGCTCGTTCTTTCATATGTCATGCTGATACGGTTCCAGAATGGCTAGATTTCAGATTTTTGAGGACACTGAGTACATTTAAGTATTCTGGAGGGTATTTAGATGAAAATGTATTTCAAATGGTGAACTTGAGGTACCTTTGGGCTAGATTTCGTGAGGGGTTCCAAATCCCTTCTTCAAttagtctgctctggaatttaCACACGCTAAATGTTTCAAATGTTTCTTGTAAACCTACTGTACCAGTAGAAATTTGGAAAATGCGTCAGCTTAAGCATGTCGAGTTCGAATATCCAGGAATGTATCTCTCAGATCCTCGGAGCGGGCATAGTGATGTTATGATGGAGAATCTAGAGACGCTCAAAGGAGTGATTGATTTCAACTTGAATGAAGAAATGGTTAAGAGAATTCCCAATATCAAGAAACTGGGTATAATATCCGATGATAAAGTAATGGTCAGAGTGAAGTGCCTCAACTATCTTCAATGTTTGAGTAAGCTGGAAAGCTTGACGTGCCTTTTTGGATATGTAGATACTGAGTATCTGCAGAGTATTAGCTTCCCGCACTCACTCAAGAAGCTGTTACTTCGATGCGGATACTTCTTCCATTGGGAGGAAATTCTGGAAAAGATAGGTTCATTACCACTTCTTGAGAAGCTCCAAGTGATGTATGGGCGGTTTGGAAGACGCAGTTGGGAAATAGTTGAAGGCCAATTCCCCAGCCTCAAATACTTGAGATTGTGGGGGTGTAAGGATATGGAATGTTGGACGTTAGAGGGCTCCTGCTTGCCACACCTTGAGCAACTTCATCTCTCGTGGATGTGGTCGTTGGAGGAGTTCCCTTCAGAAATTGGAGAAATACCAAACCTCAAATCAATTGAATTGTGGAATTGCAGTGAATCAATGGCTGTGTCTTTGAAAAAGATAGTAGAGGAACAAGAGGAATTACAAGGGGACCCACCCTTTCATGTTATAGTTAATTGA